In Phyllopteryx taeniolatus isolate TA_2022b chromosome 22, UOR_Ptae_1.2, whole genome shotgun sequence, one DNA window encodes the following:
- the sbf1 gene encoding myotubularin-related protein 5 isoform X2 has product MRQHAEAAEPAANRACGPKPKQEMGSEPWRLFFELEGEGEGQGRILQRFPEKDWEDSPFPQGVELFCQPSGWQLVPERQPASFFVAVLTDINSERHYCACFTFWEGQDNLQLQKAPAGEVDEVDEEPTIIQPAQVFAPKSLVLVSRLDYTDVFRNCLALVYTVHVDGLTVPLETVIGNLLTCVIPIAGGSQLGQEERGDSLRTITLGAGDRQVIQTPINDSLPVSGSSVAQLFRQLGIVNVLYLFCAALTEHKILFLSSSYQRLTDACRGLLAIMFPLKYSFTYVPILPGKLLEVLSTPTPFIIGVNSFFRSETQELLDVIIADLDGGTITMPECVHISLLPEPLLQQTQTALSMVLDPELEVADHAFPPQSSLPSAPKIQDKEIRAIFLWLFAQLFQGYRWCLHIIRIHPEPVIRFHKAAFLGQRALTEDDFLMKVLDGMAFAGFVSERGPPYRATDLFDDLVANEVERIRQEEASPHKVMNHVKELAEQLFKNENPYPAVTMHKVQRPLENGQKATRSQTSFPGLDEVTVQLFIDHATAKLKTAPPVVKAEVKSMVPSGPPLGDTVDRNGNVMANSARRLEVVRNCITYIFENKMLEAKKLMPAVLRALKGRAARVCLTQELNQHVLQNRAVLDDQQFDYVVRMMNCTLQDCSHMDEHGIAAALLPLVTAFCRKLGAGITQFAYSCVQEHTVWTNMQFWEAMFYSDVQNHIRALYLETEDGEHPNQTEQQEGSGSGREISALELASEQSRLWPTLGKDMQTERVQKEESTVFSQAIHYANRMSYLLLPLDTSKNRLLRSSGLGDVESVSNSYVTNSIAGSMAESYDTESGFEDAESSDVANSVVRFINRFVDKVCNESGVTNEHLKALHTMIPDIVQMHIETLDAVHRESKRLPPIQKPRLLRPTLLAGEELVMDGMRVYLIPDGREEATGMMGGPPLLPAEGAIFLTTYRLIFKGTPTDPLVGEQTVTRSFPIASLTKEKRISVSSPMEQVVQEALQLRSCTFQLMKIMFDEEVAADLAEVFRKHMHKLRYPQHVQGTFAFTVGQSGKLVVEHKTKDKNQSLKTLSKNLVKSAKRTIGRQYVTKKKYSPPTWENRSSFQSEMDEDEISVSEEVDQSSLTLSSTIRSSDRQTMSNVVERACCRDYQRMGLGTLSNSLTRSKNEPFRISTVNRMYTVCRSYPGLLIVPQSIPDTTIQRICRCYRQNRFPVVCWRNSRTKAVLLRSAGFHAKGVVGFFKSPNAPTSVPSQADSTSLEQEKYLQAIISSMPSYSESSGRNTLSGFTSTHMSASDSSDKLRQPKIGALMKQVMGAKEDVPGTFSRGALGQRAKVISLSQPKVSGKARNSTRGKWGSIRGGGRLSAYNPDVGTRLAGKESPQPNGGPSEALFFRQHRAYLYIIGDKAQLKGGKQDSFQQWEVVPIEVSDVRQVKNSFKKLMKACVPSLASSDSSTNFLRCLEESEWMALLHRVLQVSVLAVELLDTGSSVMVSLEDGWDVTTQVVSLVQLLSDPYYRTFDGFRLLVEKEWLSFGHRFSHRGAQTLGSQSSGFTPVFLQFLDCVHQIHLQFPMEFEFSQYYLKFLAYHYVSNRFRTFLLDSDYERIELGVLYEEKGERRSPQVCKSVWDYIDRLNKKTLVFFNYMFAPEDYEVLRPYTFISNLKVWDYYTEETLSEGPSYDWEPRGRQERAASEEAPDKPDSGAPKSRRRAVWPCYDSLSKTVPDAITKLLQDLQALEGELGQASEKWKDTWDKIKAAQRNETKLESKSSFSSSLLMSSNLSHQRRSQGVYLQESGVGSSINLALDREVSATSTPAAGRPSTSTLYSQFQSTESENRSFEGILFKKGALLKPWKPRWFVLDKTKHQLRYYETRQDKECKGVIELADVESVLLGTPAMGAPKNIEEKAFFDLKTTKRVYNFCAQDSLNAQLWMDSVQSCLSDA; this is encoded by the exons ATGAGGCAACATG CGGAGGCCGCCGAGCCGGCAGCCAATCGCGCGTGCGGGCCGAAACCCAAACAGGAAATGGGGAGCGAACCTTGGAGACTTTTTTTCGAAT TGGAAGGCGAAGGTGAGGGTCAAGGTCGCATTCTCCAGCGGTTTCCTGAGAAAGACTGGGAGGACAGCCCGTTCCCACAAGGCGTAGAGCTG TTCTGCCAGCCGAGCGGTTGGCAGCTGGTCCCGGAGCGTCAGCCCGCCTCCTTCTTCGTTGCAGTTTTGACCGACATCAACTCCGAGCGTCACTACTGTGCCTGCTTCACATTCTGGGAGGGCCAGGACAACCTGCAG TTGCAGAAGGCACCGGCAGGTGAAGTGGATGAGGTGGACGAGGAGCCAACTATCATCCAACCAGCTCAGGTCTTTGCCCCCAAGAGTCTTGTGCTGGTGTCTCGGTTGGACTACACTGATGTTTTCAGG AACTGCCTGGCATTGGTCTACACCGTCCACGTAGATGGCCTTACTGTTCCCTTGGAGACGGTCATTGGAAATCTTCTCACGTGCGTCATCCCCATCGCTGGAGGCTCCCAG CTGGGCCAGGAGGAGAGAGGGGACAGTTTG CGGACCATCACATTAGGCGCTGGAGACCGGCAAGTTATCCAGACTCCCATCAACGACTCCCTACCCGTCAGCGGCAGCAGCGTGGCGCAGCTCTTCAGGCAGCTGG GGATAGTCAATGTGCTGTATCTGTTCTGTGCCGCCCTTACGGAGCACAAGATCCTCTTCCTGTCAAGCAGTTACCAACGACTAACAGATGCCTGCCGGGGACTGTTGGCTATCATGTTCCCCCTCAAATACAG CTTCACATATGTTCCCATCCTGCCTGGTAAACTCCtggaggtcctgagcactcccACTCCTTTTATAATCGGCGTCAACTCATTTTTCCGCTCTGAGACACAAGAACTG TTGGATGTCATCATCGCCGACCTGGACGGCGGCACCATCACCATGCCGGAGTGCGTTCACATCTCCCTGCTGCCTGAGCCGCTCCTCCAGCAGACTCAGACTGCACTCTCCATG GTTTTGGATCCTGAGCTGGAGGTTGCTGATCACGCCTTCCCACCTCAGTCTTCGCTACCGTCGGCGCCCAAGAtccag GATAAGGAGATCCGGGCGATCTTCCTGTGGTTGTTTGCTCAGCTTTTCCAGGGTTATCGCTGGTGTTTACATATCATCCGCATTCACCCCGAACCAGTTATCCGCTTCCATAAG GCGGCCTTCCTCGGCCAAAGGGCGCTAACAGAAGACGACTTCCTCATGAAGGTTTTGGACGGCATGGCGTTCGCAGGTTTCGTGTCGGAGAGGGGGCCTCCCTACAGAGCAAcagatttgtttgatgat CTGGTAGCCAATGAGGTGGAGAGGATACGGCAAGAGGAGGCCTCACCGCACAAAGTCATGAATCATGTGAAGGAGTTGGCCGAGCagctatttaaaaat GAGAACCCCTACCCGGCAGTGACCATGCATAAAGTCCAACGACCGTTAGAAAACGGCCAGAAAGCCACTCGGAGTCAGACGTCCTTCCCCGGGCTGGACGAGGTCACGGTACAGCTCTTCATCGACCACGCCACCGCCAAGCTCAAGACCGCACCACCGGTGGTCAAGGCGGAGGTCAAGAGCATGGTGCCGTCCGGGCCTCCGCTGG GAGACACTGTGGACCGGAACGGCAACGTGATGGCCAACAGCGCCCGTCGGCTGGAGGTTGTCAGGAACTGCATCACATATATCTTTGAGAACAAAATGCTGGAGGCCAAGAAG CTGATGCCAGCTGTACTGCGGGCTTTGAAGGGTCGAGCGGCTCGGGTGTGTTTGACCCAGGAGCTCAATCAGCACGTCTTACAGAACCGGGCGGTGCTGGATGACCAGCAGTTCGACTACGTCGTCCGAATGATGAACTGCACCTTACAG GACTGCTCGCATATGGATGAACATGGCATTGCAGCAGCCCTTCTCCCGTTGGTTACAGCTTTTTGCAGG AAATTGGGGGCAGGCATCACTCAGTTTGCGTACAGCTGCGTACAGGAGCACACGGTGTGGACCAACATGCAGTTCTGGGAGGCCATGTTCTACAGCGACGTTCAGAACCACATTAGGGCGCTTTACCTGGAGACGGAGGACGGAGAGCATCCGAACCAAACG GAGCAGCAGGAGGGATCGGGCAGCGGGCGGGAAATCAGCGCGCTGGAGCTGGCGTCGGAGCAGAGCCGCCTGTGGCCGACGCTCGGCAAGGACATGCAGACGGAACGCGTGCAGAAGGAGGAGAGCACCGTGTTCAGCCAGGCCATCCACTACGCCAACAGGATGAGCTACCTGCTGCTGCCGCTGGACACCAGCAAGAACCGCCTGCTCAGGAGCTCGGGCCTCGGGGACGTGGAGAGCGTCAGCAACAGCTACGTAACCAACAG TATTGCAGGGAGCATGGCGGAAAGTTACGACACAGAGAGCGGCTTCGAGGATGCCGAGAGCTCCGACGTGGCCAACTCGGTGGTGCGCTTCATCAACCGCTTTGTGGACAAAGTGTGCAATGAGAGCGGAGTGACCAACGAGCACCTGAAGGCTCTCCACACCATGATACCAG ATATCGTTCAGATGCACATCGAGACGTTAGACGCAGTCCACCGCGAGAGTAAACGACTGCCGCCGATCCAAAAG CCCAGGCTGCTGAGGCCGACCCTTCTGGCAGGCGAGGAGCTGGTGATGGACGGCATGCGCGTTTACCTCATCCCAGACGGGCGCGAGGAGGCCACGGGGATGATGGGAGGCCCGCCCCTGCTGCCCGCAGAGGGAGCCATCTTCCTCACCACCTACCGGCTCATCTTCAAGGGCACTCCCACCGACCCTCTGG TGGGCGAGCAGACTGTTACTCGTTCCTTCCCCATCGCGTCGTTGACCAAGGAGAAGAGAATCTCTGTATCTTCACCCATGGAGCAGGTTGTTCAGGAGGCGTTACAGCTACGGTCCTGCACCTTCCAG CTGATGAAGATCATGTTCGACGAGGAGGTGGCGGCTGACCTCGCGGAGGTTTTCAGGAAGCACATGCACAAGCTACGCTACCCCCAGCACGTGCAGGGAACGTTCGCCTTCACCGTCGGTCAGAGTGGCAAGCTGGTAGTGGAGCACAAGACCAAGGACAAGAACCAGTCACTCAA gacactttccaaaaacctGGTAAAGAGCGCCAAGCGGACCATCGGCCGTCAGTACGTGACGAAAAAGAAATACTCTCCACCTACCTGGGAGAACAGGAGCAGCTTTCAGTCAGAGATGGATGAGGATGAAATTTCAG TCTCAGAGGAGGTGGATCAGAGCTCCCTTACGCTGTCCTCCACCATCCGCTCGTCAGACAGACAGACTATGAGTAACGTAGTCGAGCGAGCGTGCTGCCGCGACTACCAGCGCATGGGCCTGGGCACGCTGAGCAACAGCTTGACCCGCTCCAAGAATGAACCCTTCCGAATTTCCACAGTCAACCGCATGTACACGGTGTGCAGAAG CTATCCCGGCCTGCTCATCGTTCCGCAGAGCATCCCGGATACCACCATCCAGAGAATCTGCCGCTGTTACCGGCAGAACCGCTTCCCTGTGGTTTGCTGGCGGAATTCCCGGACCAAGGCTGTCCTCCTGCGATCGGCAGGCTTCCACGCAAAAGGGGTGGTGGGCTTTTTTAAGTCTCCCAATGCCCCAACTTCGG TGCCCTCCCAGGCGGACTCCACCAGTCTGGAGCAGGAGAAATACCTCCAGGCCATTATCAGCTCAATGCCCTCTTACAGCGAGAGCAGTGGCAGGAACACGCTCAGCGGCTTCACCTCCACCCACATGAGCGCTTCGG ACTCGTCGGATAAGCTGCGGCAGCCAAAGATCGGCGCTCTGATGAAGCAGGTGATGGGTGCCAAGgaggacgtgcccggaacgtTCAGCAGAGGAG CTCTTGGTCAAAGGGCCAAAGTCATCTCCCTCTCTCAGCCCAAAGTGTCTGGCAAGGCCAGGAACTCTACTAGAG GGAAATGGGGGAGTATCCGAGGCGGCGGGCGTCTCAGCGCCTACAACCCAGACGTGGGGACGCGTCTCGCCGGGAAAGAGTCGCCGCAGCCCAACGGCGGGCCCAGTGAGGCGTTGTTCTTCCGCCAGCACAGGGCCTACCTCTACATCATTGGGGACAAGGCCCAGCTCAAG GGCGGAAAGCAGGACTCCTTCCAGCAGTGGGAGGTGGTGCCCATCGAGGTATCCGACGTGCGGCAGGTGAAGAACAGCTTCAAGAAGCTGATGAAGGCCTGCGTGCCTAGTCTGGCCTCCTCTGACTCCAGTACGAACTTCCTGCGCTGTCTGGAAGAGTCGGAGTGGATGGCGCTG CTGCACAGGGTGCTGCAGGTGTCAGTCCTGGCGGTGGAGCTGCTGGACACAGGATCATCCGTCATGGTCAGCCTTGAGGACGGCTGGGACGTCACCACCCAG GTGGTGTCGTTGGTGCAACTGCTGTCCGACCCTTACTACCGGACCTTCGACGGCTTCCGGCTGCTGGTGGAGAAGGAGTGGCTGTCGTTCGGCCACAGGTTCAGCCACCGTGGCGCGCAAACGCTAGGCAGTCAGAGCAGCGGGTTCACCCCGGTCTTCCTGCAGTTTCTCGACTGTGTGCATCAA ATCCATTTGCAGTTCCCCATGGAGTTCGAGTTCAGCCAGTACTACTTGAAGTTCTTGGCCTATCACTACGTGTCCAACCGCTTCCGCACCTTCCTGCTCGACTCTGACTACGAGCGCATCGAACTCG GAGTCCTCTATGAGGAGAAAGGCGAGAGGAGAAGTCCTCAGGTGTGCAAGTCCGTGTGGGACTACATCGACCGGCTCAACAAGAAGACGCTGGTCTTCTTCAACTACATGTTCGCGCCAGAGGATTATGAG GTTCTCCGGCCGTACACTTTCATCTCCAACCTGAAAGTGTGGGACTACTACACAGAGGAGACGCTCTCAGAGGGGCCGTCGTACGACTGGGAGCCCCGGGGCCGCCAGGAGCGAGCGGCGTCGGAGGAGGCGCCCGACAAGCCCGACAGCGGAGCGCCCAAATCGCGGCGGCGCGCCGTGTGGCCGTGCTACGACAGCCTGAGCAAGACGGTGCCCGACGCCATCACCAAGCTGCTGCAGGACCTGCAGGCGCTGGAGGGCGAGCTCGGCCAGGCGTCGGAGAAGTGGAAGGACACGTGGGATAAGATCAAGGCCGCTCAGAGGAATGAGACCAAACTGGAGAGCAAG TCGTCATTCTCCAGCTCGCTGCTCATGTCCTCCAACCTGAGCCACCAGCGGCGTTCCCAGGGCGTCTACTTGCAGGAGAGCGGCGTAGGCTCCTCCATCAACTTGGCTCTGGACCGCGAGGTCAGCGCTACCTCCACGCCGGCGGCGGGCCGCCCGAGCACCAGCACGCTCTACAGCCAGTTCCAGAGCACAGAGAGCGAAAACAG AAGTTTCGAAGGCATTTTATTCAAGAAAGGCGCTCTTCTGAAACCATGGAAACCACGGTGGTTTGTGCTGGACAAGACAAAGCATCAG CTGCGATACTACGAGACCAGGCAGGACAAAGAGTGCAAAGGTGTCATCGAGCTGGCCGACGTGGAGTCTGTTCTTCTGGGGACGCCCGCCATGGGAGCGCCCAAAAACATCGAGGAGAAAGCCTTCTTCGAT CTCAAGACCACCAAACGAGTGTACAACTTCTGTGCCCAGGACAGCCTCAACGCTCAGCTTTGGATGGACAGTGTTCAGAGTTGCCTGTCGGACGCATAG